A section of the Clostridium felsineum DSM 794 genome encodes:
- the purC gene encoding phosphoribosylaminoimidazolesuccinocarboxamide synthase, translated as MEKKEMLYEGKAKKVYATEDSDKVVIYYKDDATAFNGEKKGQIEDKGVLNNNITSMLFELLEKHGVKTHFEEKLNDREQLCKKVEIVPLEVIVRNVAAGSMAKRLGLEEGYELKTTVFELSYKDDDLGDPLINDTHAVAIGATTFEELHKIYAMTKTVNDVLKDFFHKQGIKLIDFKIEFGRFHDEIVLADEISPDTCRLWDEKTNEKLDKDRFRRDMGNVKEAYVEILNRITGK; from the coding sequence ATGGAAAAAAAAGAAATGTTATATGAAGGAAAAGCTAAAAAGGTATATGCTACAGAGGATTCAGATAAGGTTGTTATATATTATAAAGATGATGCAACAGCATTTAATGGAGAAAAAAAAGGTCAAATCGAAGATAAAGGAGTTCTTAACAATAATATAACTTCAATGCTTTTCGAATTATTAGAAAAACATGGTGTTAAAACTCATTTTGAAGAAAAATTAAATGATAGAGAACAACTTTGCAAAAAGGTTGAAATAGTACCACTTGAAGTAATAGTTAGAAATGTAGCAGCAGGAAGTATGGCAAAAAGACTTGGCCTTGAAGAGGGATATGAGCTTAAAACAACAGTTTTTGAATTATCATATAAGGATGATGATTTAGGCGATCCACTTATAAATGATACTCATGCCGTTGCTATAGGAGCAACTACTTTTGAAGAATTACATAAAATCTATGCTATGACTAAAACAGTAAATGATGTACTTAAAGACTTTTTCCATAAACAAGGAATAAAATTAATTGATTTTAAAATAGAGTTCGGAAGATTCCATGATGAAATAGTACTTGCAGATGAAATATCACCAGATACTTGTAGATTATGGGATGAAAAAACAAATGAAAAGTTAGATAAAGATAGATTTAGAAGAGACATGGGCAATGTGAAAGAAGCTTATGTTGAAATACTTAATAGAATAACAGGAAAATAG
- the purH gene encoding bifunctional phosphoribosylaminoimidazolecarboxamide formyltransferase/IMP cyclohydrolase, protein MIKRALISVFNKDGVLKLARFLNEKGVEILSTGGTFKHLKENGIPVVEVSDVTGFDEILDGRVKTLHPKIHGGILAIRDNKEHMETIKEKGITPIDMVVVNLYPFFDKVASDISFEEKVEFIDIGGPTMIRAAAKNFQDVVVLTDVNDYDDVINQIEETGEVCYNTKKRLAGKVFNLMCAYDGAISRFLLEDEYPEYLAVPYKKKMDLRYGENPHQSAAFYEAAFGNGAMKGFDQLNGKELSYNNIKDMDIAWKVVNEFEETVCCALKHNSPCGVAMGDTPVDAYIKAFECDDTSIFGGIVALNKTVDKAAAEEMVKIFLEIVIAPDFTSDALEVLKSKKNLRVIKANKKPSDNFELAKVDGAMLVQSADDKLTEKIEVVTDKKPTDDEMRDMIFGMKVVKYVKSNAIVVVKNGAAVGIGGGQVNRIWPAKDAMERGSGATVLASDAFFPFGDIVEEAHKNGIKAIIQPGGSIRDKESIDGCNKYGISMVMTGTRHFKH, encoded by the coding sequence ATGATAAAAAGAGCACTTATAAGCGTATTTAATAAGGATGGAGTTTTGAAATTAGCAAGATTTTTAAATGAAAAAGGTGTAGAAATACTATCAACTGGCGGAACCTTTAAACATCTTAAGGAAAATGGTATTCCAGTAGTAGAGGTTTCAGATGTTACAGGCTTTGATGAAATACTTGATGGAAGAGTAAAAACACTTCATCCTAAAATACATGGCGGAATTCTAGCTATAAGAGATAATAAAGAACATATGGAAACTATTAAAGAAAAGGGAATAACACCTATTGATATGGTAGTTGTTAATTTATATCCATTCTTTGATAAGGTTGCTTCAGACATAAGCTTTGAAGAGAAGGTTGAATTCATAGACATTGGTGGACCAACGATGATAAGAGCAGCAGCTAAAAACTTCCAGGATGTTGTAGTTTTAACAGATGTAAATGATTATGATGATGTAATTAATCAGATAGAAGAAACTGGTGAAGTTTGCTATAATACAAAGAAAAGATTGGCAGGAAAAGTATTTAATTTAATGTGCGCTTATGATGGTGCAATCAGTAGATTTTTACTTGAAGATGAATATCCTGAATATTTAGCTGTACCTTACAAGAAGAAAATGGATTTAAGGTATGGAGAAAACCCTCATCAATCAGCAGCTTTTTATGAGGCGGCTTTTGGAAATGGAGCAATGAAAGGATTTGACCAGCTTAATGGAAAAGAACTTTCTTATAATAATATAAAGGATATGGATATAGCTTGGAAGGTTGTTAATGAATTTGAAGAAACAGTATGCTGTGCTTTAAAACATAATAGTCCATGTGGTGTGGCTATGGGAGATACACCTGTGGATGCTTACATAAAGGCTTTTGAATGTGATGATACTTCAATTTTTGGTGGAATTGTTGCCTTAAATAAGACAGTAGATAAGGCTGCTGCAGAAGAAATGGTTAAAATATTTTTGGAAATAGTTATAGCTCCTGATTTTACAAGTGATGCACTAGAGGTACTAAAGTCCAAGAAAAATTTAAGAGTTATAAAAGCTAATAAAAAGCCTTCTGATAATTTTGAACTTGCAAAGGTTGATGGCGCAATGCTTGTTCAAAGTGCAGATGATAAACTTACTGAAAAAATAGAAGTAGTTACAGATAAGAAGCCAACGGATGATGAAATGAGAGATATGATTTTTGGAATGAAAGTAGTAAAGTATGTAAAATCCAATGCTATTGTTGTTGTAAAAAATGGTGCAGCTGTTGGAATTGGTGGAGGTCAGGTTAATAGAATTTGGCCAGCTAAAGATGCAATGGAAAGAGGAAGTGGTGCTACTGTTCTTGCATCAGATGCTTTCTTCCCATTTGGTGATATAGTAGAAGAAGCACATAAAAATGGAATTAAAGCTATAATTCAACCAGGTGGATCTATAAGAGATAAGGAATCCATTGATGGCTGCAACAAATACGGAATTTCAATGGTTATGACAGGAACAAGACATTTTAAGCACTAG
- the purF gene encoding amidophosphoribosyltransferase, producing the protein MIEEQCTTEREDLDKFKEECGVFGIFSNKDIDASRLTYYGLYALQHRGQESAGIAVSNGKELSIYKNMGLVADVFNPEIINSLVGNSAIGHVRYSTTGGSNVNNAQPIMSNFKLGSIAIAHNGNLVNADVIRELLQDGGTMFQTSIDTEVILNLIARGAKKGIEKAVVDAIQAVKGSYGIVILTNDKLIGVRDPNGIRPLCIGKIDDSYIICSESCALDTVGAEFVRDVNPGEIVIVDKDGLKSINFAEKTKCETCAFEYIYFARPDSVIDGIDVNKSRELAGEELFKASPVDADIVIGVPDSGIPAAIGYARASGIPYTLGLIKNKYIGRTFITPTQELREKAVSVKLNPVKSIIEGKKVVLIDDSIVRGTTSKKLVDLIRKAGAKEVHFRVSSPIVKFPCYFGIDTPYRKELIGAHRKVEEIREFIGADSLGYLSMEALLKTLGENKKFCLGCFSGIYPVSAPVEADKDRLEV; encoded by the coding sequence ATGATAGAAGAACAGTGCACAACTGAAAGAGAAGATTTAGATAAATTTAAAGAAGAATGTGGTGTATTCGGGATTTTTTCAAACAAAGATATAGATGCATCTAGACTAACTTACTATGGTTTATATGCACTTCAACATAGAGGACAAGAAAGTGCTGGTATTGCGGTATCTAATGGTAAAGAACTTTCTATTTATAAAAATATGGGGCTTGTGGCAGATGTATTTAATCCTGAAATCATAAATTCTTTAGTTGGAAATTCAGCTATAGGTCATGTAAGATATTCAACAACAGGAGGAAGTAATGTAAATAACGCTCAGCCTATAATGAGTAATTTTAAATTAGGTTCTATAGCTATTGCTCATAATGGAAACCTAGTTAATGCCGATGTTATAAGAGAACTACTTCAAGATGGGGGCACTATGTTTCAAACCTCTATTGATACAGAAGTAATCTTAAATCTTATAGCTAGAGGTGCTAAAAAAGGAATAGAAAAAGCAGTTGTAGATGCAATTCAAGCAGTTAAAGGTTCTTATGGAATCGTAATACTTACAAATGATAAGTTAATAGGTGTAAGAGATCCTAATGGTATAAGACCACTTTGTATTGGAAAAATTGATGATAGTTACATAATTTGTTCTGAAAGTTGTGCACTAGATACTGTAGGTGCTGAGTTTGTAAGGGATGTAAATCCAGGAGAAATAGTAATAGTAGATAAGGATGGACTTAAAAGTATAAACTTTGCAGAGAAAACAAAGTGTGAAACTTGTGCTTTTGAATACATTTATTTTGCTAGACCTGATAGTGTAATAGATGGAATAGATGTAAATAAGTCAAGAGAACTTGCGGGAGAAGAATTGTTTAAAGCTTCACCGGTTGATGCTGATATAGTTATTGGAGTACCTGATTCAGGAATACCAGCGGCTATTGGCTATGCTAGAGCTTCTGGGATACCATACACTTTAGGACTTATAAAGAATAAATACATAGGAAGAACCTTTATAACTCCTACTCAAGAGCTTAGAGAAAAAGCGGTATCTGTTAAATTAAATCCTGTAAAATCAATAATAGAAGGAAAAAAAGTTGTTTTAATAGATGATTCTATAGTTAGGGGAACTACAAGTAAAAAACTTGTTGATCTTATACGTAAAGCCGGAGCTAAAGAGGTACATTTTAGAGTATCTTCACCTATAGTAAAATTTCCATGCTACTTTGGAATAGACACTCCTTATAGGAAAGAGCTTATTGGTGCACACAGAAAGGTTGAGGAAATAAGGGAATTTATAGGAGCAGATAGTTTGGGGTATTTAAGTATGGAAGCTCTTTTAAAAACTCTTGGAGAAAATAAAAAATTCTGTCTTGGATGTTTTAGTGGTATATATCCAGTGTCAGCACCAGTTGAAGCTGATAAGGATAGACTTGAAGTATAA
- a CDS encoding Ig-like domain-containing protein has translation MKKILNTMLITSLFLIVLSFNQRVLADTNSLPKVTYQSQVENIGWQNNVEQEQTSGTMGQALRDESFKINLLNAPSDAQIQYEAHVQNIGWMNAVSGSNIAGTVGQSLRLEAIKISLINMPEYSVQYRAYIQNIGWQDWTNDGEVAGTVGQGLRLEAFQVRIVKKPNAQAIVLNKTLDNLFVGNTDKLTAIISPKNAVIQNINWTSSNPAVASVDNTGKVTAISEGDVTITATTADGGKTASCNYTVTSVTNVSSVSLNKSSEALNVGQTDNLSANILPTNATNKAVRWTSSNNSIVSVDNITGKITAVSAGEASVTATTIDGNKTGVCNIEVKSTENDGVSVSYSANVDSRGWQNSVSDGEISGTVNESLNTHGFKIELLNAPEGAGIAYSTKVANSGWTYLVRDGKESNVDEPYANIEAITVSLLNMQGYHVEYQAQIQNIGWQTWVSDGQIAGTLDKGLRLEALRIRIVKKFDVQYKAQFESTGWTNTSASDGAVIDTSGQALKMEALKVNLQNAPSGARVEYQAHVENVGWMDPVYDGAAAGMEGQGLRIEALKMKLINAPNFSIRYQVDIQGIGWTNWVSNDEIAGTTGVGLRIQGIRAEVYFDNGTDKSMATTPSENPTAALLTSTNYKLSEYLRSSANIQETNQTAIKLHGGVNSNNCVYFSSTALRSVGINVPTDMCNTGVYTNFLASLGWSKQLDRDFLTPGSICFTYDGDYTCPTHTYVFLDWVNPDDHTLAYIADNQSSSVHIRSLVETEQFDPFVYFMHE, from the coding sequence GTGAAAAAAATTTTAAACACCATGCTTATTACTAGTTTATTTCTTATAGTTCTATCTTTTAATCAAAGAGTACTCGCAGATACAAATTCATTACCAAAAGTTACATATCAATCACAGGTTGAAAATATAGGATGGCAGAATAATGTTGAACAAGAACAAACGTCAGGAACCATGGGACAGGCATTGAGAGATGAGTCGTTTAAAATAAATCTTTTAAATGCACCTAGTGATGCTCAAATTCAGTATGAGGCACATGTTCAAAATATAGGTTGGATGAATGCAGTTTCTGGTTCAAATATTGCTGGAACAGTGGGGCAAAGCTTAAGACTTGAAGCTATAAAAATTTCACTTATAAATATGCCTGAATATTCTGTCCAATATAGAGCGTATATTCAAAATATAGGTTGGCAAGATTGGACAAATGATGGTGAAGTGGCGGGAACAGTTGGACAAGGACTAAGGCTTGAGGCATTTCAGGTAAGGATAGTAAAAAAGCCTAATGCTCAGGCCATAGTTTTAAATAAAACTTTAGATAATTTATTTGTAGGAAATACAGATAAGTTAACGGCAATAATATCACCTAAAAATGCTGTAATACAAAATATAAATTGGACGTCATCAAATCCAGCTGTTGCATCTGTTGATAATACTGGAAAAGTAACAGCTATATCTGAAGGCGATGTTACAATAACAGCTACTACAGCTGATGGTGGGAAGACTGCTTCTTGCAATTACACGGTTACTAGTGTTACTAATGTTTCAAGTGTTAGCTTAAATAAAAGCAGTGAAGCACTTAATGTGGGGCAAACAGATAATTTAAGTGCAAATATATTACCTACAAATGCAACCAACAAAGCTGTAAGGTGGACATCCTCTAATAATTCAATTGTTTCTGTAGATAATATTACAGGTAAAATAACAGCAGTGAGTGCAGGAGAAGCGTCAGTAACTGCAACTACAATTGATGGAAATAAAACAGGGGTTTGTAACATTGAAGTTAAAAGTACTGAAAATGATGGCGTATCCGTTTCGTATAGTGCAAATGTAGATAGTAGAGGATGGCAAAATTCAGTGAGTGACGGAGAAATTTCAGGGACGGTTAATGAAAGCTTGAATACACATGGGTTTAAAATAGAACTTTTAAATGCTCCAGAAGGTGCAGGTATTGCTTATAGTACAAAAGTAGCAAATAGTGGATGGACATATCTTGTTAGAGATGGAAAAGAGTCAAATGTAGATGAGCCTTATGCAAATATTGAAGCAATAACAGTTTCTCTTTTGAATATGCAAGGATACCATGTTGAGTATCAAGCTCAAATACAAAATATAGGTTGGCAGACTTGGGTAAGTGATGGACAAATAGCAGGAACTCTTGATAAAGGTTTAAGACTTGAAGCTTTAAGGATTAGAATTGTAAAAAAATTTGATGTACAGTACAAAGCACAATTTGAGAGCACTGGATGGACGAATACCTCTGCTAGTGATGGGGCAGTAATAGATACATCAGGACAAGCATTAAAAATGGAGGCACTTAAAGTTAATCTTCAAAATGCACCTAGTGGTGCAAGAGTTGAATATCAGGCTCATGTTGAAAATGTAGGGTGGATGGATCCAGTTTATGATGGAGCTGCTGCTGGGATGGAAGGACAAGGATTAAGAATAGAAGCTTTGAAAATGAAACTTATAAATGCTCCTAATTTTAGTATAAGGTATCAAGTGGATATACAAGGAATAGGATGGACAAATTGGGTTAGTAATGATGAGATTGCAGGCACAACTGGGGTAGGACTTAGAATACAAGGCATAAGAGCAGAGGTGTATTTTGATAATGGTACGGATAAATCAATGGCAACAACTCCATCAGAAAATCCAACAGCAGCACTTTTAACCTCAACAAACTATAAATTGTCTGAATATTTACGTTCTTCAGCTAATATACAAGAAACTAATCAAACAGCAATAAAGCTTCATGGGGGAGTAAACAGTAATAATTGTGTGTATTTTTCAAGTACAGCCTTAAGGAGTGTAGGTATAAATGTTCCAACAGATATGTGTAATACAGGTGTATATACTAATTTCTTAGCGTCTCTTGGATGGTCAAAACAGCTGGATCGAGACTTTTTAACTCCAGGAAGTATATGTTTCACATATGATGGTGACTATACTTGTCCTACGCATACTTATGTGTTTTTGGATTGGGTAAATCCAGATGATCATACACTAGCATACATTGCAGACAATCAAAGTAGTAGTGTTCATATAAGAAGCTTAGTAGAAACAGAACAATTCGATCCTTTTGTATATTTTATGCATGAATAA
- the purE gene encoding 5-(carboxyamino)imidazole ribonucleotide mutase yields MKVAIIFGSKSDTEKMKGAANALKEFGIDYKAYVLSAHRVPEKLSEVIKNLEEDNFECIIAGAGLAAHLPGVIASQTTLPVIGVPINAALDGLDSLFSIVQMPKNIPVATVGINNSYNAGMLAVQILSIKYPEIKEKLVKFRQEMKENFIKDNEEGVQF; encoded by the coding sequence ATGAAGGTTGCTATTATATTTGGAAGCAAATCAGATACTGAAAAAATGAAGGGTGCAGCTAATGCACTTAAAGAATTTGGAATTGATTATAAAGCTTATGTATTATCAGCTCATAGAGTACCAGAAAAATTAAGCGAAGTTATTAAAAATCTTGAAGAAGATAATTTTGAGTGCATAATTGCAGGGGCAGGCTTAGCAGCTCATCTTCCAGGAGTTATAGCTTCTCAAACTACACTTCCAGTTATAGGAGTTCCTATAAATGCGGCACTTGATGGTCTTGATTCTTTATTTTCAATAGTTCAAATGCCTAAAAATATACCAGTTGCGACTGTGGGTATTAACAATAGCTATAATGCAGGAATGCTTGCAGTACAAATACTTTCGATTAAATATCCTGAAATCAAAGAGAAACTTGTGAAATTCAGACAGGAAATGAAAGAAAACTTTATAAAGGATAATGAAGAAGGAGTGCAATTTTAA
- a CDS encoding cupin domain-containing protein yields MKLVNTNNIPEEYIYDKDFNSRLKTELLGDAVKTEGFYVNIDFIKPGAESTKYHSHSKQEEFFLVIEGSGILRINEKKIIVKKGDIISKPAGKGIAHQFINNGEEILKILDIGTREKDDIITYPDEEIVYIKDKNLVFNKKDSIKNWSSEPNK; encoded by the coding sequence ATGAAGTTAGTAAATACAAACAATATACCAGAAGAATATATTTATGACAAGGATTTTAATTCTAGGCTTAAGACCGAATTACTAGGTGATGCTGTTAAGACAGAAGGATTTTATGTAAATATAGATTTTATAAAACCTGGCGCAGAAAGTACAAAATATCATTCACATTCAAAACAAGAAGAATTTTTTTTAGTAATAGAAGGTAGTGGTATACTCAGAATAAATGAAAAAAAAATTATAGTAAAAAAAGGAGATATAATATCAAAACCAGCTGGGAAGGGCATAGCGCACCAATTTATAAATAATGGAGAGGAAATACTTAAAATACTTGACATAGGAACTCGAGAAAAAGATGATATTATAACTTATCCTGATGAAGAAATTGTATATATAAAAGATAAAAATCTAGTTTTTAATAAAAAAGATAGTATTAAAAATTGGAGTTCAGAACCTAATAAATAA
- the purM gene encoding phosphoribosylformylglycinamidine cyclo-ligase yields MVTYKDSGVNIEEGYKSVKLMKDYAAKTFIPGVINNLGSFAGMFEIGSGYKNPVLVSGTDGVGTKLAVAFATKKYDTVGIDCTAMCVNDILCHGAKPVFFLDYIACGKLEAEVASDLVKGVSDGCSQAGCALIGGETAEMPGFYKEGEYDLAGFAVGLVDKDKIIDGSKIEDGNVLIGIASSGIHSNGYSLVRKLITNFDEEFNGKTMGEELLTPTKIYVKPVLKVLENFDVKGMAHVTGGGFYENIPRMFKGDFTAVINKESLEIPEIFKHIMSLGVDENHMFNTFNMGIGFVICAAKENKDGIIKMLKEAGENAYEIGYVKAGGNGVCIK; encoded by the coding sequence ATGGTAACATATAAGGATAGTGGAGTAAATATTGAAGAAGGATATAAATCTGTAAAACTCATGAAGGATTATGCAGCTAAAACTTTTATTCCTGGTGTAATAAACAATCTTGGAAGTTTTGCTGGTATGTTTGAAATAGGAAGCGGATATAAAAATCCAGTTTTGGTATCAGGAACAGATGGTGTTGGCACAAAGCTTGCGGTTGCATTTGCTACTAAAAAATATGATACTGTTGGAATAGATTGCACAGCTATGTGTGTCAATGATATTCTTTGCCATGGAGCAAAACCAGTATTTTTCTTAGATTATATAGCTTGTGGTAAGCTTGAAGCAGAAGTTGCCTCAGACTTAGTTAAAGGAGTTTCAGATGGATGTAGTCAAGCTGGATGTGCTTTAATTGGTGGAGAAACAGCTGAAATGCCGGGTTTTTATAAAGAAGGAGAATATGATTTGGCTGGATTTGCTGTGGGGCTTGTAGATAAGGATAAAATAATTGATGGCAGTAAAATTGAAGATGGAAATGTACTTATAGGTATAGCATCTTCTGGAATACATAGTAATGGATATTCACTTGTAAGAAAGTTAATAACTAATTTTGACGAAGAATTTAATGGAAAGACAATGGGAGAGGAATTATTAACTCCTACAAAAATATATGTAAAGCCTGTTTTAAAGGTTTTAGAAAACTTTGATGTAAAAGGTATGGCTCATGTAACTGGGGGCGGTTTTTATGAGAATATACCAAGAATGTTCAAAGGAGATTTTACAGCTGTAATAAACAAGGAAAGCTTAGAAATTCCAGAAATATTTAAACATATAATGTCACTTGGAGTTGATGAAAATCACATGTTTAATACCTTTAATATGGGAATTGGTTTTGTGATTTGTGCAGCTAAGGAAAATAAAGACGGAATAATTAAAATGCTTAAAGAGGCTGGAGAAAATGCATATGAAATTGGATACGTAAAAGCTGGAGGTAATGGAGTATGTATAAAATAG
- a CDS encoding PhzF family phenazine biosynthesis protein codes for MEVKVYILNSFAKLEGGGNPAGVVLNADELSIDEMQKISAKVGLSETAFITKINSTNFKVRFYTPNSEVDLCGHATIASFSLMLNNGSIKAGEYTIHTKVGTLKIQCEKDGTIFMQQNKPMFDEVANKNEILCSLNISKEDLIESLPVKIVSTGLRDILIPIKSLDILYNIKPDFHKVLKLSKEHRVVGYHVFSLETEGIANANCRNFAPLYGIKEESATGTSNGALSCYLYKYGVVSENETKKMLFEQGYSMKKPSEILSTLTIKEKNILEVRVGGKALNINEEIIEI; via the coding sequence ATGGAGGTAAAAGTTTATATATTAAATTCTTTTGCAAAATTAGAGGGAGGTGGTAATCCAGCGGGTGTAGTTTTAAATGCAGATGAACTTTCAATAGATGAAATGCAAAAAATTTCAGCAAAAGTTGGGCTTTCTGAAACGGCTTTTATAACAAAGATAAATAGTACAAATTTTAAGGTTAGGTTCTATACACCAAATAGTGAAGTTGATTTATGTGGACATGCAACTATTGCTTCATTTTCTTTGATGCTGAATAATGGATCAATTAAAGCTGGAGAATATACAATTCATACCAAGGTGGGCACTCTAAAAATTCAGTGTGAAAAAGATGGTACAATCTTTATGCAGCAAAATAAGCCTATGTTTGATGAAGTGGCTAATAAAAATGAAATATTATGTTCACTAAATATAAGTAAAGAAGATTTAATAGAGAGTCTTCCTGTTAAGATAGTATCTACAGGACTAAGGGATATTTTGATTCCTATTAAGTCCTTAGATATCTTGTATAATATAAAACCAGATTTTCATAAAGTTTTAAAATTATCGAAAGAACATAGGGTTGTAGGATATCATGTTTTCTCTTTAGAAACAGAAGGAATAGCTAATGCAAACTGTAGGAATTTTGCTCCACTGTATGGCATTAAAGAAGAATCTGCCACGGGAACATCAAATGGGGCATTGAGCTGTTATTTATATAAGTATGGTGTGGTATCAGAAAATGAAACTAAAAAGATGTTATTTGAGCAAGGTTATTCAATGAAAAAGCCTTCTGAAATTCTTTCCACTTTGACAATAAAAGAAAAAAACATTTTAGAAGTTAGGGTGGGAGGAAAAGCTTTAAACATTAATGAAGAAATTATAGAAATATAG
- the purD gene encoding phosphoribosylamine--glycine ligase, with protein MKILLIGSGGREHAMAWKMAQNSTVEKIYCAPGNGGSAKENKCENVNLEKTEELIKFAKENNIDLTVVGPEAPLVEGIVDEFKKAGLKIFGPGSLGAKLEGSKSFSKDFMKKYNVKTAEYAVFEDASKSLSYLKSCSYPIVIKADGLAAGKGVVICEDYTLAEETIKSFMVEDVFKGSGKKVVIEEYLEGVEASILSITDGKTIIPFVSSKDHKQIFDDNKGPNTGGMGAISPNPYCTEAVLKSFNEEILKPTLVGIQEERMDFVGIIFFGLMITKKGVYLLEYNVRLGDPETQVVLYLMKSDFVDLINAAIDKKLSDFDLKWHEGNACCVVASSKGYPKKYNTGYEISGIDDAGDKVFCAGVKLEDGVYKTSGGRVLCATAKGTTLDEAIERAYRDIEKIKFDGIYYRKDIGRAK; from the coding sequence ATGAAGATTTTGCTTATAGGTTCAGGAGGACGTGAACATGCTATGGCATGGAAAATGGCACAAAATAGCACTGTTGAAAAAATATATTGTGCACCGGGAAATGGCGGAAGTGCAAAAGAAAATAAATGTGAAAATGTAAACTTAGAAAAAACAGAAGAACTTATAAAGTTTGCAAAGGAAAATAATATAGATTTAACGGTAGTCGGACCTGAAGCTCCTCTTGTTGAGGGAATAGTTGATGAATTTAAAAAGGCAGGACTTAAAATATTTGGACCAGGTAGTTTAGGAGCTAAGCTTGAAGGAAGTAAGTCTTTTTCTAAGGACTTTATGAAAAAATACAATGTTAAAACAGCTGAATATGCAGTCTTTGAAGATGCTAGTAAATCTCTTTCCTATTTAAAAAGCTGTTCATATCCTATAGTTATAAAGGCAGATGGTTTGGCAGCAGGCAAGGGAGTTGTAATTTGTGAGGATTACACTTTAGCAGAAGAAACTATTAAATCCTTTATGGTTGAAGATGTTTTCAAAGGTTCTGGAAAAAAAGTTGTAATTGAAGAATACTTAGAAGGTGTAGAGGCTTCAATTCTATCAATTACAGATGGAAAAACTATAATTCCTTTTGTGTCTTCAAAGGATCATAAACAAATTTTTGATGACAATAAAGGACCCAATACAGGTGGAATGGGAGCTATTTCTCCAAATCCCTACTGCACAGAAGCTGTACTTAAAAGTTTTAATGAAGAAATTTTAAAGCCTACTTTGGTAGGTATTCAAGAAGAAAGAATGGATTTTGTTGGAATAATTTTCTTTGGACTTATGATAACAAAAAAAGGAGTATATCTTCTTGAATACAATGTTAGACTTGGAGATCCAGAAACACAAGTAGTTTTATACTTAATGAAAAGTGATTTTGTTGATTTAATAAATGCTGCAATAGACAAAAAACTTAGTGATTTTGATTTAAAGTGGCATGAAGGAAATGCTTGCTGTGTAGTTGCTTCTTCAAAGGGATATCCTAAAAAATATAATACGGGTTATGAAATAAGTGGAATAGATGATGCAGGGGATAAAGTATTTTGTGCAGGTGTTAAGTTAGAGGATGGAGTGTATAAAACCTCAGGGGGAAGAGTTTTGTGCGCAACTGCTAAAGGAACTACTTTAGACGAAGCTATAGAAAGAGCTTATAGGGATATAGAAAAAATTAAATTTGACGGAATTTACTATAGAAAAGATATTGGAAGAGCAAAATAG
- the purN gene encoding phosphoribosylglycinamide formyltransferase, with protein sequence MYKIAVLVSGGGTDLQSIIDAIENGYIKNCVIEAVISDKKGAFAIERAEKHSIKNYVFDRKEFKGAVCDEVLKLLGGKVDLIVLAGFLSILKGDLLNKFKNRIINIHPSLIPAFCGNGMYGMKVHEKAIEYGVKLSGCTVHFVDEGTDSGPIILQKAVEVLDTDTAETLQKRVLEVEHKLLPEAVKLLAEGKVHIEGRHVKIIK encoded by the coding sequence ATGTATAAAATAGCTGTTCTCGTTTCTGGGGGCGGAACAGATCTTCAATCCATAATCGATGCTATAGAAAATGGATATATAAAAAATTGTGTAATCGAAGCTGTCATAAGCGATAAAAAAGGGGCTTTTGCAATAGAAAGAGCAGAAAAACATTCTATCAAAAATTATGTTTTTGATAGAAAAGAATTTAAAGGAGCTGTATGCGATGAAGTATTAAAACTTCTTGGGGGCAAGGTTGATTTAATAGTTCTCGCAGGTTTCCTTTCAATACTTAAAGGGGACTTACTAAATAAATTTAAAAATAGGATAATAAATATACATCCATCTCTTATACCGGCCTTTTGTGGAAATGGTATGTATGGAATGAAGGTACATGAGAAAGCTATAGAATATGGGGTTAAGCTTTCAGGTTGTACAGTCCATTTTGTAGATGAGGGAACAGATAGTGGTCCTATTATACTTCAAAAAGCAGTAGAGGTTTTAGATACTGATACAGCAGAAACACTTCAAAAGAGAGTTTTAGAAGTGGAACACAAGCTTCTCCCAGAGGCAGTAAAATTATTGGCTGAAGGAAAAGTTCACATAGAAGGAAGACATGTTAAAATTATTAAATAA